CCGCATGAAATTTAATAGCGGTTTATAGTTTTTACCAGCAAGTCCAATGACTTCAACAAAAATTTCGATTGCAATTAAGATGACCGTAATTAGTAAAATAGCTCCCCATAACTTTGCCATTGAGAAGATAATGGCAGCTAAACCAAACATCATTGCAATGCCATAAATAATAAGTACCGTTTGTCGATGTGTAAAGCCCATATCCAATAATCGATGGTGTAAATGGGATTTATCAGGATCAGACCATTTCTTCTTCATTCGGTAACGACGAACAATTGCAAAGAATGTATCAGAAATCGGTACACCTAGCATAATAACTGGGATAATTAACGAAATGATTGTAAAGTTTTTATATCCTAATAAAGCCAAGACAGAAATCATAAAGCCTAGAAATAATGCCCCAGTATCTCCCATGAAGATTTTAGCTGGATGGAAATTATAAAATAAGAAACCAATTGTAGCTGCTGCTAAAATTGCTGCAAAGGCTAATACGAACATATCGCCCATTATAAAGGCCATACCAGATAAAGTAATAAGTGCAATAGAAGAAACGCCTGCAGCTAATCCGTCTAAGCCATCAATTAAGTTTATAGCATTCGTAATACCAACAATCCACAATATAGTGAACGGAATACTTAGAAAACCAAAATCTAATTGCCCACCAAATGGCAAGTTAATGAAGTCAATTTGAATACCGCCTACAAAAATAACGATTAGTGCAGCAACGATTTGACCGAGCATTTTTGCCTTCGCTGATATTTCACGCATATCATCAATGACACCTGTTGCTACAATAATACAAGCTCCGATAATAATCGCTAAACTATATTGACTTTGTGGCTGTAGGACCGCCACACCTATTAAAAACGCAAGGAAAATTGCCAGACCACCGAGCCTTGGCATGATACGTGCATGTACTTTTCGATAGTTTGGCGCGTCAACGGCACCTATTCTAAACGCTAAACGTTTAACTAGTGGAGTTAACAAAATGGAAGCAACGAATGCTGCTATTAAAGACACGTAAAGCATGTCTCTCCTCCTCAAAAAAATAATCTACATTTGAATCCAATTTGATTATAGCACGAACATGCTCTGAAATATACTTTTTCTAATCATTTTCCGCTATTTCACATTTTCCATTTTTCTCTATTATTCTACCTTTATTACTTAATGTCAAATGTAGTCATCATTCGTAAAATTTGATAGAATAATGATGTGTCTAGCATTTAGACAACTTTAAAGGAGCGTAAATTCATGTTCTCAATTTTTAAACGCAACAATGAGCAAACAAGTGCTCGTCAATTAAAACGCTACTATAAAATAGTAGAACAAATTAATAATCTTGAAGAAAAATACGTCAATAAGTCAGATGCTGAGTTAAGAGAAATGACTTTTATTTTCAAGGATCGCTTAGATCAAGGAGAACCAATTACATCCATCATTCCTGACGCATTTGCAGTTGTACGCGAAGCCTCAAAACGTGTATTAGGAATGCGTCATTTTGATGTACAGCTAATTGGCGGACTCGTATTAACTGAAGGCAATATTGCTGAAATGCCTACAGGTGAAGGGAAAACGCTTGTTGCTTCACTTCCCTCTTATGTACGGGCATTAGAAGGCAAAGGTGTTCATGTCATTACAGTAAACGATTATCTTGCGAAACGTGACTATGAGCTTGTTGGACAAATTCATCGTTTCCTCGGTTTAACAGTCGGCTTAAATGTACCGATGATGGAACCAAATGACAAAAAAGAAGCTTATAACGCGGATATTACGTACGGTGTCGGTACCGAATTTGGTTTCGACTATTTACGTGACAATATGGCACATAGCTTAGCTGATAAAGTACAACGCGCTTATCATTTCGCAATCATTGATGAAGTTGATAGTGTGCTTATTGACGAAGCGAAAACGCCATTAATTATTGCCGGTAAGATGCCTGCAAATGATGAATTACACCGCATTGCAGCTATGTTAGCAAAACGCTTTAAAGCAGAAGAAGACTACGACTTTGATGATGAAACAAAGGCCACTTCTTTAACGGATAAAGGCATTGAAAAAGTTGAGGCTGCCTTTAATGTTGACAATTTATACGATTTAGAACATCAAACACTTTATCACTATGTGATCCAAGCGGTTCGTGCACATGTCATGTTCAAGCGTGACGTCGATTATATCGTGAAGGAAGACAAAATCGAGCTTGTTGATATGTTCACAGGTCGTATTTTAGAAGGTCGTTCTCTTTCCGATGGCTTACATCAAGCAATCGAGGCAAAAGAAGGTGTAACGATTACTGAAGAAAACAAAGCACAGGCACAAATTACAATTCAAAACTATTTCCGTATGTATCCGAAGCTTTCGGGAATGACAGGAACTGCGAAAACACAGGAAAAGGAAATCCGCGAAGTGTACGGAATGGAAGTTATTCAAATCCCTACAAACCGACCACGTCAACGTGTAGACCAACCTGACATTATTTTCAAAACACAAGCAGCGAAATATAAATTTGTAGCTGCCGAAGCAAAACGACGCCATGAAAAAGGGCAACCTGTTTTAATCGGTACTACGTCCATTTTGCAATCTGAAACCGTTGCAGACCATTTAAAAAAGGAAGGCTTAAAATTCCAATTACTGAATGCCAAAACAGTTGAGCAAGAAGTAGAGCTTATTTCGCAAGCTGGTCAAAAAGGTCGTATTACGGTTGCAACCAATATGGCTGGTCGTGGTACAGATATCGTGTTAGGTGACGATGTCCATGCCCTTGGTGGTCTTTACGTAATTGGTACAGAAAAACATGAAAGCCGCCGCGTGGATAATCAGCTACGAGGCCGTTCTGGTCGTCAAGGTGACGTAGGTGAAAGTCGCTTCATTCTCTCTATTGAAGATGATATGTTCCGCCGTTATGCAAAAGAAGAAGTTGAAAAATTCACAGCAAAAATGATTGTAGATGAAAATGAAGTCATCCAAAACAAAGATGTTCAAGAGCTTATCAACCGTACACAACGTATTGTAGAAGGCTCACAATATGGCATGCGCGAATACAATTTAAAATTAGACGATGTTATTAATGATCAACGTACCGTTATTTATGGCTTACGTGACAAAATTTTAGCTGGTGAAGATGTAATGGGAGAGCTGCAAAAAATGCTGCGTGAAACGGTCGATTTTGCAGTGCGCGATGCTGCACCTGAAGAGCTCCCTTCTGTAGAATGGAATTATGACCAAATGGAAAATGCATTGAATTCATTATTCATTACTCCGGTTACAATTGATCGTGAAGTTGGCAAAGTAAAACAAATTCTAGCGGATATACAGCCTTCTGAACAAGAACTGTTAGATCATATGGAGAAATTCGCAGAAAATGATGAAGTCATGACGGTTATTCCACAAGTGATGTTGAGCTATATAGATAGTGGCTGGGTGAAACATTTAGAAGCAATGGCTCATTTAAAAGAAGGTATCGGCTTACGTCACTATCAACAAGAAGATCCGATGCGCATTTACCAACGAGAAGGACTCGAATTGTTCGGAAAGAATTTCCAAGAATTGCGTCGTTCTATTATTATTGAAATTACAGGCTTCATGAAAATGGTTGAAGGACAACAGGAGGTTTAATAATGGGTTTATTTTCATTCTTTAAAAAATCAGATAAAATCGTACAAGAAAACACAATTGACTCAAAAGATTTACTAGGAAATGCGTCTACAAATAAAGGGGACAATCGTGATGTTGTAACGAAGCTGTCATTCCATCCTGAATGGAATGTACCACAAGAACAAAAGTATATTTTTAACTTCCTTGCAAATGAGCTAGAGCCATTAAAACCGAATCAATTATCGCTATCTTCTATTAGTATTGAAGATGAGCCACGCACAGGTAAATGGCTTGTTCGTGCATTTTTCCGCTCATCATTAGCCGAAGCAATTGAGTTAGGTGAAATTGAATTATTCATTATGGATAAAAACGATGAGCTTGTAGCATCTAAAAAATTCGATTTTAAAGCGCTAGGCACAATTCCAGCTGAAAGTGCTCGTCCATGGGTTTTTGAATTTGAAAAATCAACGATCAAAGTAGACGAAGTGCCAGAAGATGGTTGGAAAATCGCATTTAACCTTGTATCTTTACGCGGTCACCAATTAGAATTAGATCCGTCATGGGAACAACAATTACCAGCAGCACAAAAAGAAGAGCTTGCTAAAATCGTTAATACTTTACCGAAATTAGGTGAAACAGAAGTTAACTTTACTGGTCTTCAAGCAAAACTTGCTGATAATGGTAACCTAAATGTTTCAATCTTTATCCGTAACGGTCATAATAAAGCAATTAATCTAGAACAATTACCGCTAGAAATTATCGACGCAACAGGTAAACAAATTGCCAAAGGATCATTTAAAATGGATCCAATCCTAACTGTCCAACCAAATTCAACAAAACCTTGGACATTCATCTTCCCAGCTGAACTAGTTGATGCACAACAAGCAGACTTGTCTCGCTGGACAGCACGTGTAACACAATAATAATAAATGAAATCCTTCTTTCTACGGAAAGAAGGATTTTTGATTTCCTAGATGTACGGAGCGATTTGCCCTGGTTTACTGGCGATTCTCACGTTGTTAGAGGCGATTGACCCATTCAATCAAATAAAAAAGCGATTTTTGCCCTAATGCAAAAATCGCCTGTTCATTATTTTACTGTATCGAATCGTTTATACCCTACTAATCTAGTTGACCAATAAGAGTACGTCACATCCGATAGTTCCACACCATCTGTACCCGCATGGATAAATTTATTATTGCCAAGGTATATACCCATATGAGAAATGCCCTCTTTATAAGTATTTTCAAAAAATACTAAATCCCCTGGCACTGGATTTTTCACATGTGTTGTACTGCCATTAAAGTAGCCTTCGCTGCTATCTCTCGCTATTTTCACACCACTTTGATTGAATGCATAATAAATAAACCCACTGCAATCAAGACCTTCTGGCGTATTACCGCCATAAAGATAAGGTGTTCCAATTAAAGTATTCGCCACTTCCACTGTCTTTTTGTAAATAGCTTGTCCATTCGCTGTAGGATCTTTTGTTGTTACTTTTGATGGAGTCCCCGTATCTGTAGTTACATTATTATGTACTGTATCATCCTCGGGTACGACAGCTACTGGAGAAATTTTCAATACTTGTCCAATATAAATCGTGTCGTTCTCTATGCCATTCCACTCTTTTATTTCCTTTATTGTCACATTATATTGCTTGGCGATTTTTGATAATGTATCACCTTTCGCAACTGTATGAACAGCAGTTGAAGGTTTTGAAGGTGTAGTAGTTGTTGGTTTTGAAGGTTTTCCTGTTTCAGCTGTTGCCTGCTTTGTAATTTCTAACTTTTGTGCTACATAAATCGTATCCTTCGATAGATTATTCCATTTTTTTATATCTTGTATCGTCACTTGATGACTTTGAGCGATTTTGGATAACGTATCGCCTTTTTGTACTGTATATGTTGCAGCTTCAGCATTTTGTATCGCAAAAAATGAAGTAGCAATAGTGCTTAAAGCGAGAATTCTCAATTTTTTTGATTTAAGCATATCCAATAGCCTCCGTTCATGTTAGAATATTTCCTTGTGTGTCTATCATACTAAAGAATTGTCAAAACAAAAATCGGAAATACTGACTATTTTTCAAACAATTTATCAATCCTATATAATACTACAGAATCCGACTGTTTAGCATTACTGTAATAATTGCAAGTTTAATAGTCCTATGATAACATACATTTCTGTATTTAAAATTTTTAGAAAGTTTTAGCTTTTCAATTATAAAGGAGTTTTTATTATTTATGAGAAACATCTTAGTTTTCATCAAAGAGAATTTAGCTGTAGGCTTATTACTTTTTGCCTTGTTCTTAGGGGCAGGTAATATTATCTTTCCACCGTTGCTCGGGCAACAAGCTGGTGAACATATTACAACAGCCATGGTTGGCTTTTTAATAACAGGCGTAGGCTTACCTTTACTGGCAATCGTTGCAGTTGCAAAAGCAGGCGGCGATTTACAACTACTTGCCAGTCGTGTTCATCCAATTTTCGGTATCATATTCACTTCAATTGTCTATTTAGCAATTGGGCCGTTCTTCGCTGTTCCACGTACAGGCTCTGTGTCATATGAAATCGGCATTGTGCCATTTCTTTCAGAGGCAGCACAAGAACATTGGGCTCCACTATTCATTACATCTATAGTATTTTTTGCTTTAATACTTTATTTAGCATTCAACCCATCGAAACTTGTCGATCGTGTAGGGAAAATTTTAACCCCTGCGCTCTTAATTGTTATTTTACTACTAGCTGTTAAGAGCTTTATTACCCCAATGGGTGAATCAGGCACAGCGGTTGGAAATTACACGGATTCACCATTTTACGAAGGTTTTGTACAAGGCTATTTAACGATGGATGTTCTTGGTGCTCTCGTATTTGGTATTGTTATTTTACAGGCATTACGTGGTATGGGAATGAACGATACTAGAAAGCAAGTCAAAACAACCATTTTTGCAGGGATTGTCGCTGCCATTGGCTTGGCCTTTGTTTATATTTCACTTGGCTATATCGGCAATACAAGCATTGGAGCAATTGGTACATCTGATAATGGTGGCGTCATCATCGCAAAATCAGCAGAATATCTGTTTGGCGACTTTGGCAGTATTATTTTATCGGTTACGATTTTATTAGCTTGTATTTCTACTGCTGTTGGCTTATTAACAGCCAATGCACAGTTTTTCAATAAGCTATTTCCACAAATCTCATATAAAACATTTTTAATCGTCTTTACGTTATTTAGTGTAGCGATTACAAATGTTGGATTATCGACAATTATCAATACTTCACTTCCAGTATTATTAATTATCTATCCGCTTGCAATCGTACTGATGGTGTTATCACTTGTCGATCATTTCTTTAAAGGTGGACGAATTGTTTATGTGCTAGCGTTAATTCCGACATTCTTTGTCAGTCTTTACGATGGCTTAAAACAGATGAAAATCACGTTTACTTCTTATGAGAATATTTTAAATATTTTGCCACTGTATGAGCAAAGCCTTGGTTGGCTTGTTCCTGCAATGATTGGTACAATTGTCGGTTTTATTATTCATAAGCTTTTTAAGAAAAACTAAACTTCAAACAAACAGACACGTCTTCCTTTTATAGACGTGTCTGTTTTCATTCGCTGTAATTTGGTAATTCATGTATAATAAACATAAGTCATTAGAAAAGAGGTGTCTTATGAAAAAAGTATTATGGTCCTTCATTTTTATACTGAGTGTTATCCTATTTCCTTTATCAAACGCTTTTGCTGCAAATAACGAACAGCAACTCGTTGAGGAAATAAAGGAAATCATTACGGAAAATTATGTTGGTAAAGTAAATGGTAACTTACAAAATGCGAAAACTATTTCAGAAATCATTAATATGTTAGACCCTTACTCAACATATTTTACTAAGCAAGAATTTGAAGAATTTATGAATAGCATTAATATGTCGACAATCGGTATTGGTGTTGTCATTGAAGAGCATGATGACGGCATTCATATTTTACAAGTAATTGAAGAAAGTGGAGCAGCTGAAGCTGGTGTCGTGGCAGGAGATATAATCATCGGCATTAATGGTCAATCCATTGTAGATAGCTCAACTCAGGAAGCCTCTTCCCTGCTAATCGGTAATGAAGGCACCGATGTGCAAGTTAAGCTATTACACGAGAATGGGACTACTTCTACTAAAACTATTACACGTAAAAAATTCACACTCCCAAACGTAGAATCTGCTTTATTGTTTGGTGATGTTGGCTACATAGCAATGTCTTCTTTCTCTGAAGATGGCGCACAACTAGTGAAAGACGCACTGACTCAGCTTAAGCAACGTGGTGCTACTTCTTTTATTTTAGATTTACAAAATAATGGTGGAGGCTATGTTGCAACAGCAGAACAGCTGACTGGATTATTCCCAAAAGCAAAAATCGCCTATTTATTACAGGAAGCCCATGCCTCTTATGAAGTGCGTGCAGCACAACAAAACATGAAATTCCCAACTGATACACGTATTTTAGTAAATCGCTATAGTGCAAGTGCTTCAGAAATGCTTGCAGCTTCGTTACAAGATCAACAATCGGCGATTCTATATGGTGAAACTACTTATGGTAAAGGCGCAATGCAAGGTTTCTTTGAATTACATGACGGTAGTTATTTAAAGCTTACTGTGGGTAAATTTACAGGTCCTGCTGGTCAAACGATTAACGAAGTAGGCGTGAAACCAACTATTCAAACGAAGACGGCACCACTCTTCCAAGCTCATTACGATGCCATTAAAGCACAATACAAAGAGTATCAAGAACTAGTAAGCCTAAAAAATGTACCAACTACAAAAACATTTGTAGTTAAGTTTTCGCAAGCCTTCTCTTCACCAATTCCTGAAGGCAGTGTACAGCTTGTTGCTTTAGGTGGAGACGAAATTCCAATTACTACAAAAGTAGGAAAAGACAATTCCTTACTCGTTACACCTAAAAATCCTTTAGGAAAAGGCCAAGAATATATGTTGCTCGTTCATCCAACTATTCAAAAACCTACAGGTGACAAACTGCAAAAAGGTATTTATCTTCATATTGCAGTAACTAACTAACAACAAGCCATGAATAAAAGCGTTTGATTTGTCGCTCCAAAGCGGGAATCAAACGCTTTTTTTAATAACCAGCCCTTTTATATGCCCCAACCACGAGCGCGTCTGGAACGAAAATAAAAAATCCCTCTCTGTATTGAGAAGGATTTCATTTTCTATCACACATATGGAGATTCTTTTAATAAAAAAAAGACATGAACTAAATTTCGCGCAAGTTCACATGGCTTGCTTTTATGTTCTAGTAAATTCGTTAATATTAAACGTTCAAAAGAGCCAACAAAACTATCCGCAACTATTTTGATATCAATATTTTTTAATTTAAACAATCTATCACAATCATGTCGATAAACTAGCTCAATAAATCGCTGTGTAAGCTGCGATTTAACGCTTGATGATTGTTTCGATTCAAAAAAGCCAATTTTCGTTAACTTTGGATTTTCAATAATATAGAGAAACATCAAATATAATTTATGTTCTAGCATATGAATAAAGCCTTCCAGCCCTTTTTCAGCCTGTTCGGAATGATTGTCCATAATCTCATAAAACCCAAGCTGAAATTGTATGTTTAAGTCCTCATAAAGGGATTCTTTACTTTTAAAATATAAATAAAATGTGGGCTGTGTTACATCTGCTGCTTTGACTATATCGCTTATTTTCGTAGCATGGTATCCCCTTTCAGCGAAAAGCTCCACAGCCTTTTCCAGTAATAATTGTTTACTTTTTTCACCGTTTGAGTTGATTTTCCTACCTCTTGCCATCATTGTCACCTTACTCTGTTAAAAATTATTACCCTGTTTAAAAATTAATTTTAAATAGTAAACCATCACAAAACCCAACATTTTACTTTTCACTATCTGAATAATGTTAATTATAATATAATTCCAAAAATTACACTATGCATATTCAACAAAATATGATGTTTGGTACTTTTCTAATCTATTGAAAAGCAATGTAATAAGCTAAAAGCATTACCTTAAACAGAATTGATTTATGCTTGGCAAGAAATACAAAAAGCATGCTGGAAGTACTACTTCCAACATGCTTTTCGCGCATTTTATTTTAACCATAATGCTTATTGTTTTAATAACTTCTTTTTCAGTTTATCCGTAAATTCTTTTACTTCTTTGATGCCAAATACTAAGTAGGAACCTACAAAGACAGCAATAAAGATAGCTAGACCTACAATAAACGTTAACCACTTATATTCAAATACTAAATAGTGGCTGGAGTAATACATAACTACCGCAATGACAATCATTGGTGGCACCGCTCTGAAAAATTGTAACTCTTTGCTAAAGATGCCCATCTTCAAGTCATATTTAGGTATTGCATAAAAAATTAGCATCATAAAGTTTGTAATGGAACTAATTAATGTACCCCATGCAATAGCCTCAGCACCGTAATTTTCTACCATCAACATAATAACAGCAATATTGACACCAAATACATTGATTAAACTAAAAATAACTGGCGCCATGGAGTCGCCCTTTGCATAATAGAAACGCGTGATATACGTATTTGCCGCTAAGAAATACATGGACAACACGAATATTGCTAATACAGGTGCAGTAATGGCTGTCGAGTAAGCATTGAATTTACCATACTGAAATATCACCTGAATCAGGTTTTCAGCGTAAAAGTAAGAATATATTGTTACTGGTACAAGTAGCAATAGTAGATAGTGTAGCCCTTTAGAATAAAGGCTCTTGATTGACACAAGGTCATTGTTGGCTTCTTTTTGACTCAAAATTGGATAAATTACTGTTGTCACAGCTGTAATTAAAATCGCTTGCGGGAATTGCATCAGCTTGGAAGAATAGTTCACAGCTGCCACAGCCCCCTCTGAAAGCATACCAGCAAAAACACGCTGTAATAAGGCGTACAGTTGAATCGTCGCTCCTCCGAGCATTATTGGTAACACCATAATCCATAATTGCTTCGAAGAAACATTTCGCTCCAAAGAAAAACCAACTTTATGGGAATCTAATTTGCGATAACCAATTATTAAGAAATACACCATTATCGCCGCACTAGCTAAAGCACTAATACCATATCCAAGTGGCCCGATTCCTGGAATATAAGATAATCCAACAGCAATGACTAGGAAAATCGCGTTGTAAATTAAAATGGCAAAGCTTGATAAGTGAAATTTTTCGTTTACATTCAGTAAACCACTATACCAAGATGATAAAACAAGTAAGATAGATGATGGCATCATCCAAAAGTACAAGTTTTTCAATAAGTCTAAATCACTTTGACTATAATCATCTTTATTTTTACCTTGGTTGAACATATCCATAATTGGATTGGTAAATGCTAATAAAATAATCGTCATAATAGACACAGTCAACAGTACAATCGTAAAGGACTGTTTTACAAATAATGCTCGGTCTGTTGTTTCCCGATTATAAATTGAGATAACGGCTGTCGTAAAAGCGCCACCAACTACTAAATATAAAAAATTGGGAATGGTGTAAGCTGTGAAAATACTATCAGCGATATGGGAACTCCCATATTGAAATCCGATAATCATTTCACGTAAAAAGCCGAAAACACGGGCAACGATATTAATAATCGCTACTGCCCCTACAATTTTAATAAATTTATTCATAAGTCATCCCTACCTTTAATGGCCGACTTATAAATGTCTATACATCTAGCTGTAATATTTTTTTCATCGTGAATAGCTAATATTTCATTAACCGCTTCACGATTCATATATTGATCTTTCGGCG
This genomic interval from Lysinibacillus sphaericus contains the following:
- the murJ gene encoding murein biosynthesis integral membrane protein MurJ; translated protein: MNKFIKIVGAVAIINIVARVFGFLREMIIGFQYGSSHIADSIFTAYTIPNFLYLVVGGAFTTAVISIYNRETTDRALFVKQSFTIVLLTVSIMTIILLAFTNPIMDMFNQGKNKDDYSQSDLDLLKNLYFWMMPSSILLVLSSWYSGLLNVNEKFHLSSFAILIYNAIFLVIAVGLSYIPGIGPLGYGISALASAAIMVYFLIIGYRKLDSHKVGFSLERNVSSKQLWIMVLPIMLGGATIQLYALLQRVFAGMLSEGAVAAVNYSSKLMQFPQAILITAVTTVIYPILSQKEANNDLVSIKSLYSKGLHYLLLLLVPVTIYSYFYAENLIQVIFQYGKFNAYSTAITAPVLAIFVLSMYFLAANTYITRFYYAKGDSMAPVIFSLINVFGVNIAVIMLMVENYGAEAIAWGTLISSITNFMMLIFYAIPKYDLKMGIFSKELQFFRAVPPMIVIAVVMYYSSHYLVFEYKWLTFIVGLAIFIAVFVGSYLVFGIKEVKEFTDKLKKKLLKQ
- a CDS encoding TetR/AcrR family transcriptional regulator, translated to MMARGRKINSNGEKSKQLLLEKAVELFAERGYHATKISDIVKAADVTQPTFYLYFKSKESLYEDLNIQFQLGFYEIMDNHSEQAEKGLEGFIHMLEHKLYLMFLYIIENPKLTKIGFFESKQSSSVKSQLTQRFIELVYRHDCDRLFKLKNIDIKIVADSFVGSFERLILTNLLEHKSKPCELARNLVHVFFLLKESPYV
- the secA2 gene encoding accessory Sec system translocase SecA2, which produces MFSIFKRNNEQTSARQLKRYYKIVEQINNLEEKYVNKSDAELREMTFIFKDRLDQGEPITSIIPDAFAVVREASKRVLGMRHFDVQLIGGLVLTEGNIAEMPTGEGKTLVASLPSYVRALEGKGVHVITVNDYLAKRDYELVGQIHRFLGLTVGLNVPMMEPNDKKEAYNADITYGVGTEFGFDYLRDNMAHSLADKVQRAYHFAIIDEVDSVLIDEAKTPLIIAGKMPANDELHRIAAMLAKRFKAEEDYDFDDETKATSLTDKGIEKVEAAFNVDNLYDLEHQTLYHYVIQAVRAHVMFKRDVDYIVKEDKIELVDMFTGRILEGRSLSDGLHQAIEAKEGVTITEENKAQAQITIQNYFRMYPKLSGMTGTAKTQEKEIREVYGMEVIQIPTNRPRQRVDQPDIIFKTQAAKYKFVAAEAKRRHEKGQPVLIGTTSILQSETVADHLKKEGLKFQLLNAKTVEQEVELISQAGQKGRITVATNMAGRGTDIVLGDDVHALGGLYVIGTEKHESRRVDNQLRGRSGRQGDVGESRFILSIEDDMFRRYAKEEVEKFTAKMIVDENEVIQNKDVQELINRTQRIVEGSQYGMREYNLKLDDVINDQRTVIYGLRDKILAGEDVMGELQKMLRETVDFAVRDAAPEELPSVEWNYDQMENALNSLFITPVTIDREVGKVKQILADIQPSEQELLDHMEKFAENDEVMTVIPQVMLSYIDSGWVKHLEAMAHLKEGIGLRHYQQEDPMRIYQREGLELFGKNFQELRRSIIIEITGFMKMVEGQQEV
- a CDS encoding glycosyltransferase family 4 protein: MLYVSLIAAFVASILLTPLVKRLAFRIGAVDAPNYRKVHARIMPRLGGLAIFLAFLIGVAVLQPQSQYSLAIIIGACIIVATGVIDDMREISAKAKMLGQIVAALIVIFVGGIQIDFINLPFGGQLDFGFLSIPFTILWIVGITNAINLIDGLDGLAAGVSSIALITLSGMAFIMGDMFVLAFAAILAAATIGFLFYNFHPAKIFMGDTGALFLGFMISVLALLGYKNFTIISLIIPVIMLGVPISDTFFAIVRRYRMKKKWSDPDKSHLHHRLLDMGFTHRQTVLIIYGIAMMFGLAAIIFSMAKLWGAILLITVILIAIEIFVEVIGLAGKNYKPLLNFMRIFNK
- a CDS encoding accessory Sec system S-layer assembly protein — encoded protein: MGLFSFFKKSDKIVQENTIDSKDLLGNASTNKGDNRDVVTKLSFHPEWNVPQEQKYIFNFLANELEPLKPNQLSLSSISIEDEPRTGKWLVRAFFRSSLAEAIELGEIELFIMDKNDELVASKKFDFKALGTIPAESARPWVFEFEKSTIKVDEVPEDGWKIAFNLVSLRGHQLELDPSWEQQLPAAQKEELAKIVNTLPKLGETEVNFTGLQAKLADNGNLNVSIFIRNGHNKAINLEQLPLEIIDATGKQIAKGSFKMDPILTVQPNSTKPWTFIFPAELVDAQQADLSRWTARVTQ
- a CDS encoding S41 family peptidase, yielding MKKVLWSFIFILSVILFPLSNAFAANNEQQLVEEIKEIITENYVGKVNGNLQNAKTISEIINMLDPYSTYFTKQEFEEFMNSINMSTIGIGVVIEEHDDGIHILQVIEESGAAEAGVVAGDIIIGINGQSIVDSSTQEASSLLIGNEGTDVQVKLLHENGTTSTKTITRKKFTLPNVESALLFGDVGYIAMSSFSEDGAQLVKDALTQLKQRGATSFILDLQNNGGGYVATAEQLTGLFPKAKIAYLLQEAHASYEVRAAQQNMKFPTDTRILVNRYSASASEMLAASLQDQQSAILYGETTYGKGAMQGFFELHDGSYLKLTVGKFTGPAGQTINEVGVKPTIQTKTAPLFQAHYDAIKAQYKEYQELVSLKNVPTTKTFVVKFSQAFSSPIPEGSVQLVALGGDEIPITTKVGKDNSLLVTPKNPLGKGQEYMLLVHPTIQKPTGDKLQKGIYLHIAVTN
- a CDS encoding C40 family peptidase — protein: MLKSKKLRILALSTIATSFFAIQNAEAATYTVQKGDTLSKIAQSHQVTIQDIKKWNNLSKDTIYVAQKLEITKQATAETGKPSKPTTTTPSKPSTAVHTVAKGDTLSKIAKQYNVTIKEIKEWNGIENDTIYIGQVLKISPVAVVPEDDTVHNNVTTDTGTPSKVTTKDPTANGQAIYKKTVEVANTLIGTPYLYGGNTPEGLDCSGFIYYAFNQSGVKIARDSSEGYFNGSTTHVKNPVPGDLVFFENTYKEGISHMGIYLGNNKFIHAGTDGVELSDVTYSYWSTRLVGYKRFDTVK
- the brnQ gene encoding branched-chain amino acid transport system II carrier protein, whose product is MRNILVFIKENLAVGLLLFALFLGAGNIIFPPLLGQQAGEHITTAMVGFLITGVGLPLLAIVAVAKAGGDLQLLASRVHPIFGIIFTSIVYLAIGPFFAVPRTGSVSYEIGIVPFLSEAAQEHWAPLFITSIVFFALILYLAFNPSKLVDRVGKILTPALLIVILLLAVKSFITPMGESGTAVGNYTDSPFYEGFVQGYLTMDVLGALVFGIVILQALRGMGMNDTRKQVKTTIFAGIVAAIGLAFVYISLGYIGNTSIGAIGTSDNGGVIIAKSAEYLFGDFGSIILSVTILLACISTAVGLLTANAQFFNKLFPQISYKTFLIVFTLFSVAITNVGLSTIINTSLPVLLIIYPLAIVLMVLSLVDHFFKGGRIVYVLALIPTFFVSLYDGLKQMKITFTSYENILNILPLYEQSLGWLVPAMIGTIVGFIIHKLFKKN